One genomic segment of Aliarcobacter cibarius includes these proteins:
- a CDS encoding carbonic anhydrase codes for MQINDLVKGNKKFREARFSKYETDLKQLSKDGQNPDILFIGCSDSRVTPELVLDTKPGDMFTLRNVGNFVPPYNPDNDYHGSSAVIEYAVCVLGVKHIIVCGHSHCGACKSLYQDLGDSPDLINIKKWLELGKKAKEYTLLATVDKENKEQLYRTTEKVSIVYQMENLLTFPYIVQKIKNKELQIHGWYYKIEDGTIEYYDGTDCTFKPLEEYRSNAQQ; via the coding sequence ATGCAAATAAATGATTTAGTGAAGGGTAATAAAAAATTTAGAGAAGCTAGATTTTCTAAATATGAAACAGATTTAAAGCAACTATCTAAAGATGGTCAAAATCCAGATATTTTATTTATTGGTTGCAGTGATAGTAGAGTTACTCCAGAACTTGTTCTTGATACAAAGCCAGGAGATATGTTTACATTAAGAAATGTTGGTAATTTTGTTCCTCCTTATAATCCTGATAATGATTACCATGGAAGTAGTGCAGTTATTGAATACGCAGTTTGCGTTTTAGGTGTGAAACATATTATTGTTTGTGGTCACTCTCACTGTGGAGCTTGTAAAAGTTTATATCAAGATTTAGGAGATTCTCCTGATTTAATTAACATCAAAAAGTGGTTAGAACTTGGGAAAAAAGCAAAAGAATATACACTTTTAGCTACTGTTGATAAAGAGAATAAAGAACAACTATATAGAACGACAGAAAAAGTATCTATTGTTTATCAAATGGAAAATCTTTTAACATTTCCTTATATCGTACAAAAAATAAAAAATAAAGAACTTCAAATTCATGGTTGGTATTATAAAATTGAAGATGGTACTATAGAATATTATGATGGAACAGATTGTACATTTAAACCACTAGAAGAGTATAGAAGTAATGCACAACAATGA